One window of the Paenibacillus beijingensis genome contains the following:
- the cobU gene encoding bifunctional adenosylcobinamide kinase/adenosylcobinamide-phosphate guanylyltransferase, with amino-acid sequence MKVLVTGGARSGKSTFAEQLAMRLSDQGIYIATSRIWDTEMEQRVEIHRRQRSESGFSWETVEEPLALAERLTELKRRPDIRSGRAPAVLVDCLTLWLTNHLLEEEKEEEKEQPAQSEERAEAEEAEEANSQAAGLRGSLESAMNDLEEAAADFPSPIIFVTNEVGSGIVPAYPLGRRFRDEAGRMNQRMAQLCERKFWVVSGVPVDLNKVSFAWEDL; translated from the coding sequence ATGAAGGTGCTCGTTACGGGCGGCGCGAGAAGCGGCAAGAGCACATTTGCCGAGCAGCTCGCCATGCGGCTGTCGGACCAGGGAATTTATATCGCCACTTCGCGTATATGGGATACGGAAATGGAACAACGCGTCGAAATTCACCGCCGTCAGCGGTCGGAGTCCGGCTTTAGCTGGGAGACGGTGGAAGAGCCGCTTGCGCTCGCGGAACGGCTTACGGAGCTTAAACGGCGTCCCGATATCCGCAGCGGCCGTGCGCCTGCTGTGCTGGTGGATTGCCTGACGTTATGGTTAACGAACCATCTGCTGGAAGAAGAAAAGGAAGAAGAAAAGGAACAGCCGGCACAATCGGAAGAACGGGCAGAAGCGGAAGAAGCGGAAGAAGCGAATTCGCAAGCGGCCGGATTGCGGGGAAGTCTGGAATCGGCGATGAACGATTTGGAAGAGGCAGCGGCGGATTTTCCAAGCCCGATTATTTTCGTAACAAATGAAGTCGGAAGCGGCATCGTGCCGGCGTATCCGCTCGGACGGCGGTTTCGCGATGAAGCGGGGAGGATGAACCAGCGGATGGCACAGCTGTGCGAACGCAAATTTTGGGTCGTATCCGGCGTGCCGGTCGATCTGAATAAAGTCTCCTTCGCCTGGGAGGACTTGTGA
- the cbiB gene encoding adenosylcobinamide-phosphate synthase CbiB, which yields MIFYSLPETLLLIAAAIVIDWTVGDPRRIPHPVIMIGKLIAYLERKLRRQEAGYTNNGLLYRGGILAVAVLTVSFAVMLGMTVLADAIHPWLGYAVTAWFISTTIAVKGLKDAAMLVFRPLMSGDMDEARKYTGYIVSRDTRSLDERGAARAAVETVAENIVDAFLSPLLFAMLGGAPLAMLYRAANTLDSMVGYRSDRYLYFGRVSARIDDALNYIPARLSALLLALSALLLPGMNPWRSLKSAAVFARRHPSPNSGFPEAAAAGAIGIELGGTNVYFGHTSERARMGWPLRPLEALDIVRTVRLLYAVSILVWIGVIGWWLYLLLKG from the coding sequence GTGATTTTTTATTCGCTGCCGGAAACTTTGCTGTTGATTGCAGCCGCCATCGTTATTGATTGGACGGTAGGAGATCCAAGGCGTATCCCGCATCCGGTCATTATGATCGGAAAGTTGATTGCCTATCTGGAACGCAAGCTGCGCAGACAGGAAGCCGGGTATACGAATAACGGCCTGTTGTATCGCGGCGGAATATTGGCCGTGGCCGTCCTGACAGTTTCGTTTGCGGTGATGCTCGGAATGACGGTGCTGGCGGACGCCATTCATCCGTGGCTCGGATATGCGGTCACCGCTTGGTTCATTTCCACGACGATTGCCGTCAAAGGACTGAAAGACGCCGCAATGCTCGTTTTCCGCCCTCTGATGAGTGGGGATATGGATGAGGCGCGCAAATATACGGGTTATATCGTCAGCCGCGACACCCGCTCGCTGGATGAGCGCGGCGCGGCCCGCGCCGCTGTGGAGACGGTGGCCGAAAATATCGTCGACGCCTTTCTGTCGCCGCTGCTGTTCGCGATGCTCGGCGGCGCGCCGCTGGCGATGCTGTACCGCGCGGCGAACACGCTCGATTCGATGGTCGGCTACCGCAGCGACCGTTATTTATATTTCGGCCGCGTCAGCGCGCGTATTGACGACGCGCTCAATTACATCCCCGCGCGGCTGTCCGCGCTGCTGCTGGCGCTGTCGGCGCTGCTGCTGCCCGGGATGAATCCATGGCGGTCGCTCAAATCGGCGGCGGTTTTTGCCCGCCGTCATCCGAGCCCGAACAGCGGTTTTCCCGAAGCAGCTGCAGCGGGGGCGATCGGCATCGAGCTCGGTGGGACGAACGTTTATTTTGGGCATACGAGCGAACGGGCGCGAATGGGCTGGCCGCTGCGGCCGCTTGAGGCGCTTGATATCGTGAGGACGGTGCGGCTGCTCTATGCGGTCAGCATTTTGGTCTGGATCGGAGTGATCGGCTGGTGGCTGTATCTGTTGTTAAAAGGCTGA
- the cobS gene encoding adenosylcobinamide-GDP ribazoletransferase: MAVSVVKRLTETVWHPFGASVQFLTRFPLPAAIPFTPPVLTRSLVFFPAAGALIGALLAGCAYLFDLALPALPAAALLLAVWVCASGGLHLDGLMDTADGVLSGRSRERMLEIMKDSRVGAMGVLAAILVLLLKFSLLCSLLQSADWGTCLPLLFAVPVWSRWWMSLAIVRWPYAGGENGLGSYFRGANMGRIWGSLLVGVALTAAGARIGAFSPVETIMLCALALLLCLAAGTVSAQWISRRLGGLTGDTYGALNELLEAALLLAAVAAIAG; this comes from the coding sequence GTGGCTGTATCTGTTGTTAAAAGGCTGACGGAAACGGTATGGCATCCGTTTGGCGCTTCCGTACAATTTTTGACCCGCTTTCCGCTGCCGGCAGCGATTCCGTTTACGCCGCCTGTATTGACGCGCAGCCTCGTCTTCTTTCCCGCTGCCGGCGCGCTGATCGGCGCTCTGCTTGCGGGCTGCGCTTACCTGTTTGATCTCGCTTTGCCGGCGCTGCCGGCAGCGGCGCTGCTGCTCGCGGTATGGGTTTGCGCAAGCGGGGGACTGCATCTGGACGGCCTGATGGATACGGCCGACGGCGTTCTGAGCGGAAGAAGCCGCGAGCGGATGCTCGAAATTATGAAAGACAGCCGTGTCGGCGCGATGGGTGTGCTGGCCGCCATATTGGTGCTGCTGCTGAAATTTTCACTGCTCTGTTCGCTGCTGCAGAGCGCCGATTGGGGCACTTGCCTTCCGCTGCTGTTCGCGGTTCCGGTATGGAGCCGCTGGTGGATGAGCCTGGCCATCGTGCGCTGGCCTTATGCGGGAGGGGAGAACGGACTGGGCAGCTATTTTCGCGGAGCGAATATGGGCCGCATCTGGGGCTCGCTGCTGGTCGGTGTCGCATTGACCGCAGCCGGCGCTCGGATCGGCGCTTTTTCGCCGGTGGAAACGATTATGCTGTGCGCATTGGCGCTGCTTCTCTGCCTTGCTGCCGGGACCGTATCGGCGCAATGGATCAGCAGGCGGCTCGGCGGATTAACGGGAGATACGTACGGGGCGCTCAATGAATTGCTGGAAGCGGCGCTGCTGCTTGCAGCGGTTGCAGCTATCGCGGGCTAA